The following are from one region of the Magallana gigas chromosome 4, xbMagGiga1.1, whole genome shotgun sequence genome:
- the LOC105331740 gene encoding uncharacterized protein has translation MSTLEVDHSSLDVVASWFGQTLPKKRKIEDVKISEQNKKGKHKKLNKGSQNGTGTLTTSDRTVHSRDITPGKVRTLPQGEGHSEDATDLSVSSFIQGKINKKLLKASHKKREQGLSIPGKDKGEVDLNRKIKRHGHVGQDSSSEGEEESRLGLITKQRPAQRSVPDSAKKRKRKRKKKSSET, from the exons ATGTCAACATTAGAAGTAGATCACTCGTCCCTCGACGTTGTAGCTTCGTGGTTTGGGCAAACATtaccaaagaaaagaaaaattgaagATGTAAAGATCAG TGAGCAAAACAAGAAAGGAAAACACAAGAAACTGAATAAAGGAAGTCAAAATGGGACGGGAACTTTGACAACGTCTGACCGTACTGTACACTCACGGGACATAACGCCAGGGAAGGTCAGAACTCTTCCACAGGGTGAAGGTCATTCAGAGGATGCGACAGATTTATCCGTGTCCAGCTTTATACAGGGGAAGATTAACAAAAAACTCCTGAAAGCTAGTCACAAGAAAAGGGAGCAAGGACTCTCCATCCCAggcaaag aTAAGGGGGAGGTGGATTTAAACAGAAAGATAAAAAGACACGGTCATGTGGGCCAGGACTCCTCGTCAGAGGGGGAAGAGGAGAGTAGACTGGGTCTGATCACAAAGCAGAGGCCGGCTCAAAGGTCAGTGCCAGACTCGGCCAAGAAGCGGAAGCGGAAGCGCAAAAAGAAGTCAAGTGAAACATAA
- the LOC105331741 gene encoding mitochondrial S-adenosylmethionine carrier protein — MDVKEAWVTALAGGCAGMSVDVTLFPLDTVKTRLQSEVGFSRAGGFRGIYSGLPSVIAGSFPTAGLFFCAYEGVKNYGRGYLSESWDPVLHMTAASTGEVTACLVRVPVEVIKQRAQATRFASSDILRETLRTEGFRGLYRGYISTVLREIPFSFIQFPLWEYFKKTWSSFQKSPVDPWQSSICGATSGCIAAGITTPLDVAKTRIMLAETGSALSTGSISFAIRAVYRENGMQGLFAGVVPRMLWITVGGAIFLGVYDKAKVVLSSALMDTS, encoded by the exons ATGGATGTCAAGGAAGCCTGGGTGACTGCATTG GCAGGTGGATGTGCcggaatgtctgtagatgtgaCCCTGTTTCCATTGGATACAGTCAAGACCCGCCTTCAGAGTGAGGTGGGATTTTCCCGGGCAGGTGGATTTCGTGGGATATACTCTGGCCTGCCCTCAGTTATAGCGGGATCCTTTCCTACTG CTGGGCTGTTTTTCTGTGCCTATGAAGGGGTGAAGAATTATGGCAGGGGGTACCTGAGTGAGAGCTGGGACCCAGTCCTCCATATGACAGCAGCCTCAACCGGAGAGGTG ACTGCATGTTTGGTGAGAGTTCCTGTGGAGGTCATAAAACAGCGGGCCCAGGCGACGAGGTTTGCGTCATCAGACATACTAAGGGAGACACTGAGAACCGAG GGATTTAGAGGCCTGTACAGAGGATATATCAGTACTGTGTTAAGAGAAATTCCTTTCTCCTTCATACAGTTTCCATTGTGGGAATACTTTAAG AAAACTTGGTCTTCCTTTCAAAAGAGCCCAGTTGATCCCTGGCAGTCATCTATATGTGGAGCTACTTCAG GTTGCATAGCAGCAGGAATCACCACTCCGTTGGATGTGGCTAAAACCAGGATAATGCTGGCGGAG ACAGGGTCAGCTCTCTCTACTGGAAGTATATCATTTGCCATCAGAGCTGTGTACAGAGAAAATGGAATGCAGGG ATTGTTTGCTGGGGTGGTTCCCAGAATGCTGTGGATCACAGTGGGTGGCGCCATCTTCCTGGGCGTCTATGACAAGGCCAAGGTGGTGCTGTCCTCCGCCCTTATGGACACCAGCTAA